A section of the Anabaena cylindrica PCC 7122 genome encodes:
- the psbP gene encoding photosystem II reaction center PsbP, with amino-acid sequence MWKKIALIFLLVFSFSFSNSDVAAAAGFKSFVDSADGYQFLYPNGWLQVKVANGPDVVFHDLIEISENVSVVISPVPAGKNLAELGTPTEVGYKLGKAALAPVDSGRKAELTNAVQKESNGKIYYLLEYEVQLPNGQQRHNISSVAVSRGKLFTFNASVPERRWQKLQRMIDEIVNSFTVY; translated from the coding sequence ATGTGGAAAAAAATTGCTTTAATTTTCTTATTAGTGTTTAGCTTCAGTTTCAGTAACTCTGATGTAGCGGCTGCTGCTGGATTCAAAAGCTTTGTAGATAGTGCTGATGGTTATCAGTTTTTATATCCTAATGGGTGGTTGCAAGTTAAAGTTGCCAACGGGCCTGATGTAGTTTTCCATGATTTAATCGAGATTTCAGAAAATGTATCTGTGGTAATTAGTCCTGTTCCCGCAGGGAAAAATTTGGCAGAGTTGGGGACTCCGACAGAAGTGGGATATAAGTTAGGTAAGGCTGCTCTTGCTCCTGTAGATTCTGGACGTAAAGCCGAATTAACCAACGCGGTTCAAAAAGAATCTAATGGTAAAATATACTACCTCTTAGAGTATGAGGTGCAACTCCCTAATGGACAACAAAGACACAATATTTCTAGTGTCGCTGTGAGTCGTGGTAAGCTTTTTACCTTTAATGCTTCAGTCCCGGAGAGACGTTGGCAAAAACTGCAACGCATGATTGATGAAATTGTCAATTCTTTTACGGTGTATTAA
- the rpiA gene encoding ribose-5-phosphate isomerase RpiA, translating into MTVAADPVKLMKQEVGKAAAALVKSGSIVGLGTGSTTAYTIQFLGDRLQSGEIKDIVGIPTSFQSEVLAKQYGVPLTTLDAIDHIDIAIDGADEVDPYKNLIKGGGAAHTREKVVDYLAEQFIVVVDSGKLVDRLGSSFAVPVEVIPMAITPVLNAIKKLGGKPELRMGVKKAGPVITDQGNMVVDVRFDSIPDPANLEITLNNIPGVLENGIFVNCVDLVLIGEVIDGKPVVRQM; encoded by the coding sequence ATGACCGTAGCAGCAGATCCAGTGAAATTGATGAAGCAAGAAGTTGGTAAAGCCGCAGCCGCCCTGGTAAAATCAGGTTCTATTGTGGGGTTGGGTACAGGTTCAACTACAGCATACACAATTCAGTTTTTAGGCGATCGCCTCCAGTCTGGTGAAATTAAAGATATCGTCGGTATCCCCACCTCGTTTCAGTCGGAAGTTCTAGCAAAACAGTACGGTGTTCCCCTCACCACTTTAGATGCTATTGACCACATTGATATTGCCATTGATGGTGCGGATGAGGTCGATCCCTACAAAAATTTGATCAAAGGTGGTGGTGCAGCACATACCCGCGAAAAAGTTGTAGATTATCTAGCAGAGCAATTCATAGTTGTAGTCGATAGTGGCAAATTAGTAGACCGCTTGGGTTCTAGTTTTGCTGTACCAGTAGAAGTAATACCAATGGCCATCACCCCTGTACTTAATGCCATTAAGAAACTCGGTGGTAAGCCTGAATTGCGTATGGGTGTCAAAAAAGCAGGCCCAGTCATCACCGATCAAGGTAACATGGTCGTAGATGTCAGATTTGACTCGATTCCAGATCCAGCGAATTTAGAAATCACACTCAATAACATTCCTGGTGTTTTGGAAAATGGCATCTTCGTCAATTGTGTGGATTTAGTTCTGATTGGTGAAGTTATAGATGGTAAACCTGTTGTTCGGCAAATGTAG
- a CDS encoding aldo/keto reductase, translating into MLYKRFGRTELQMPVFSCGGMRYQFKWQDVPLDEIPADQQENLEATIHRAVELGINHIETARGYGTSEMQLGKILPKFFREKLIVQTKVSPVADAKKFREKFEKSLAYLQLDYVDLLGLHGINHAESFDYSLNPGGCLEVAKQLQAEGKVRFIGFSTHGPTNIITKAINTNQFDYVNLHWYYINQWNWSAIEAANRLDMGVFIISPSNKGGLLYQPSEKLVNLCYPLSPMVFNDLFCLSHPQVHTLSIGAAKPQDFDEHLKTLELLDNADKILPPILARLESEAIKTLGEDWVKNWETNLPTWEKTPGQMNIKTVLWLLNLALAYDMIEYSKMRYNLLGNGSSWFPGNKADKLAELDLKECLVNSPQRQKIPQMLAKAHEMLAGAEVKRLSQS; encoded by the coding sequence ATGCTATATAAAAGATTCGGACGCACAGAATTACAAATGCCCGTTTTTTCCTGTGGGGGAATGCGATATCAGTTCAAATGGCAAGATGTTCCACTAGATGAGATTCCAGCAGATCAACAAGAAAACTTAGAAGCAACAATTCATCGTGCCGTAGAACTAGGAATCAATCACATTGAAACTGCCCGTGGTTATGGAACTTCAGAAATGCAGTTAGGAAAAATACTGCCTAAATTTTTCCGTGAAAAGTTGATTGTACAAACAAAAGTCTCTCCTGTAGCAGATGCGAAAAAATTCCGAGAAAAATTTGAAAAATCTCTGGCATATCTTCAATTAGATTATGTTGATTTGCTGGGTTTACATGGTATCAATCATGCGGAATCTTTTGACTATAGCCTGAATCCTGGAGGTTGTTTAGAAGTAGCAAAGCAGTTACAAGCAGAAGGAAAAGTGAGATTTATTGGTTTTTCTACTCATGGACCAACAAATATAATTACAAAAGCGATTAATACCAATCAATTTGATTATGTTAATTTGCACTGGTACTACATCAATCAATGGAATTGGTCAGCAATTGAAGCTGCTAATCGGCTAGATATGGGAGTGTTTATTATTAGTCCATCTAATAAAGGAGGCTTGTTATATCAACCATCAGAAAAATTAGTTAATTTGTGTTATCCATTGAGTCCAATGGTATTTAATGATTTATTTTGTTTGAGTCATCCTCAAGTGCATACCTTAAGTATAGGGGCAGCAAAACCTCAAGATTTTGATGAACATTTAAAAACTTTAGAATTATTAGATAATGCAGATAAAATTTTACCACCAATTCTAGCTCGGTTAGAATCAGAAGCTATAAAAACTTTAGGAGAAGATTGGGTAAAAAATTGGGAAACTAATTTACCAACTTGGGAAAAAACACCAGGACAGATGAATATCAAGACCGTTTTGTGGTTATTAAATTTAGCTTTAGCCTATGACATGATAGAATACAGCAAAATGCGCTACAACCTCTTAGGTAATGGTAGTTCTTGGTTTCCAGGTAATAAAGCAGATAAGTTAGCAGAACTAGATTTAAAAGAATGTCTTGTTAATAGTCCTCAAAGACAGAAAATACCCCAGATGTTAGCAAAAGCCCATGAAATGTTAGCAGGTGCAGAAGTGAAACGTTTATCTCAAAGTTGA
- a CDS encoding PEP-CTERM sorting domain-containing protein (PEP-CTERM proteins occur, often in large numbers, in the proteomes of bacteria that also encode an exosortase, a predicted intramembrane cysteine proteinase. The presence of a PEP-CTERM domain at a protein's C-terminus predicts cleavage within the sorting domain, followed by covalent anchoring to some some component of the (usually Gram-negative) cell surface. Many PEP-CTERM proteins exhibit an unusual sequence composition that includes large numbers of potential glycosylation sites. Expression of one such protein has been shown restore the ability of a bacterium to form floc, a type of biofilm.), protein MFKMSLIQSIILAAVGIFSMTDALPVRAVSFSDNFDDGIIDSRYTAIGDTSFSESSGRLLIPLINPGDGVSISLSDLGFLADCFKIKFDTIDFLAGQGVKIDLFADNQLNNSQTNFFSISIVRDVVPDDSLDVSRHDITNLDPMTLTSDRKKCVLNITVKLPSGTQSIIQPSFPCILNWSNTFQADWTDSILFDGNFRWRYDGFGRGNEEQKYVLSILNSEQLNFDRTINKTISRVNVTYVSVLPRDPLLSIESVEAEDIHPIPEPSSVLSLIILGTIGAGLRLKHKLNFSKSTEKDPEKVC, encoded by the coding sequence ATGTTTAAAATGAGTTTAATTCAATCCATTATCTTAGCAGCAGTTGGAATTTTCTCGATGACTGATGCACTTCCCGTACGTGCTGTATCTTTTTCTGATAATTTTGATGATGGAATTATAGATTCTAGGTACACAGCAATTGGTGATACTTCTTTTTCTGAAAGCTCTGGAAGGCTTTTAATTCCATTAATTAATCCAGGCGATGGAGTTAGTATCTCATTATCAGATTTAGGTTTTTTAGCTGATTGTTTCAAAATAAAATTTGATACTATAGACTTCTTAGCAGGACAAGGGGTAAAAATAGACCTATTCGCTGATAATCAACTTAATAATAGTCAAACTAATTTTTTTAGTATTTCTATTGTAAGAGATGTAGTACCAGATGATAGTCTAGATGTTTCTCGTCATGATATTACTAACTTAGATCCAATGACTCTCACTAGCGATAGGAAAAAATGTGTTTTAAATATTACTGTAAAATTACCATCAGGGACACAAAGTATTATACAACCATCATTTCCTTGCATATTAAATTGGAGCAATACTTTTCAAGCTGATTGGACAGATTCTATTCTATTTGACGGCAATTTTAGATGGCGTTATGATGGTTTTGGAAGAGGTAATGAAGAACAAAAATATGTCCTCAGTATTCTTAATAGTGAGCAATTAAATTTTGATCGCACTATAAATAAGACAATAAGCCGTGTGAATGTGACTTATGTATCGGTTCTTCCTAGAGATCCGCTACTCTCAATAGAATCAGTGGAAGCTGAAGATATTCATCCAATTCCTGAACCTTCCTCAGTATTAAGTTTAATCATTCTTGGTACAATAGGCGCAGGTTTACGCCTCAAGCACAAACTTAATTTCTCTAAATCCACTGAAAAAGACCCAGAAAAAGTCTGCTAA
- a CDS encoding vanadium-dependent haloperoxidase, whose translation MVTTFSSSFKRDTNKNQLFLLLLPLKVAVIGLFLSSPVKATSLYQSETTNNVILWNNVALQAVRDTRMGPPMTARALSMVQTGIYDAWAAYDPLAVGTIVGNDLQRPDFENTLENKNKAISYAAYRTLSDLFPSQVTKFNNVMTSLGYDFTDTSTDTTNAIGIGNLSAQALLGFRHNDGSNQLGNLSSSGLAYSDYTGYTSVNDPLNINNPDRWQPLQVSNGKGGFVVQKYLAPQWGNVTPFALQSGSELRPTTGPKTLVSDPEGYKAQAQEILDISANLTDEQKVIAEYWADGPASETPPGHWNLFAQFVSQRDNHDLDTDVKMFFALDNALLDASIVAWDAKRAFDSVRPVTAIHYLYQGQKVNAWGGPNQGTQEINGEDWQPYQATTFVTPPFPEYVSGHSTFSAAAAEILKRFSGSDAFDFSYTQPAGTSFVENGLLTDITLSWNTFSEAADQAGLSRRYGGIHFADGDLMGRSLGRQVGGLVWAKAQSYISPTSVPEPSVNLSLLALGVLGVGSWLKRVFQKNNLIINHNFIRG comes from the coding sequence ATGGTCACTACTTTTTCATCATCTTTTAAAAGAGATACAAATAAAAATCAACTTTTTCTTTTACTACTACCCCTTAAGGTAGCAGTCATAGGTCTGTTTCTCAGTTCCCCAGTAAAAGCTACTTCCTTGTACCAAAGCGAAACCACAAATAATGTGATTTTATGGAACAATGTGGCACTACAGGCTGTACGCGACACACGCATGGGTCCGCCAATGACCGCGCGAGCGTTATCAATGGTGCAGACTGGCATCTATGATGCTTGGGCTGCTTATGATCCTTTAGCAGTTGGTACTATTGTTGGTAATGATCTGCAACGTCCCGACTTTGAAAATACCCTGGAAAATAAAAACAAGGCAATTAGCTATGCTGCTTATCGCACCCTATCAGACTTGTTTCCTTCCCAGGTAACTAAATTCAATAACGTCATGACCAGTCTGGGTTATGATTTCACGGACACTTCTACTGATACCACCAATGCTATTGGAATTGGCAACCTATCTGCCCAAGCATTACTTGGTTTTAGGCATAACGATGGGTCAAATCAGTTAGGAAATCTGAGTTCATCCGGTCTAGCCTATTCTGATTACACTGGGTATACATCAGTGAATGATCCGCTCAATATTAATAATCCAGATCGTTGGCAACCATTGCAGGTTTCTAATGGTAAAGGTGGTTTTGTTGTGCAAAAATATTTAGCTCCTCAGTGGGGCAATGTAACCCCTTTTGCGCTTCAATCTGGTTCTGAATTACGACCTACCACTGGACCGAAAACATTAGTTTCAGACCCAGAAGGGTATAAGGCACAAGCTCAAGAAATCCTCGATATCAGTGCTAATCTGACTGATGAGCAAAAGGTGATTGCTGAATACTGGGCTGATGGTCCAGCATCGGAAACACCACCAGGTCATTGGAATCTTTTTGCTCAGTTTGTATCTCAAAGAGACAATCACGATCTGGATACTGATGTCAAAATGTTTTTTGCTTTGGACAATGCCTTACTTGATGCCAGTATTGTTGCTTGGGATGCCAAAAGAGCTTTTGATTCGGTACGCCCAGTTACAGCAATTCATTATTTATATCAAGGTCAAAAGGTGAATGCTTGGGGTGGTCCAAATCAGGGTACACAGGAGATTAATGGCGAAGACTGGCAACCTTACCAAGCTACCACTTTTGTTACTCCTCCTTTTCCCGAATATGTATCAGGACATAGCACTTTTAGCGCTGCCGCAGCTGAGATATTGAAGCGGTTTAGTGGCAGTGATGCTTTCGATTTTTCCTATACACAACCAGCCGGAACTTCGTTTGTTGAAAACGGTCTTTTGACTGATATTACCCTGTCTTGGAATACTTTTTCGGAGGCTGCTGATCAAGCTGGTCTTTCTCGTCGTTACGGTGGTATCCATTTTGCAGATGGAGATTTAATGGGGCGGAGTTTGGGGCGACAAGTTGGAGGGCTAGTTTGGGCAAAGGCGCAGAGTTATATTTCACCAACAAGTGTTCCTGAACCTTCTGTGAATTTGAGTTTATTGGCTTTGGGGGTTTTAGGGGTAGGTTCGTGGTTAAAAAGGGTTTTTCAAAAAAACAATTTGATAATTAATCACAATTTCATCAGAGGATAA
- a CDS encoding aromatic ring-hydroxylating oxygenase subunit alpha, whose product MQQIIPETTSPFPSVLQTSVRKIGINPNHWYVVARSSEVTNKPLGVIIWKQAIALYRDHTGKVHALEDRCPHRQVQLSHGQVKGNQLECNYHGWRFNSNGECVAVPYLAANQKLPTCQIRHYPVKEQDGFIWLFPSDIEPSIEPMGLPEWEHLNYIATVSVINTQAHYSYLIENLMDMYHGHLHQDLQAWAEAALQNIDEDDNRVNAHYTAQSYYKIDKIWSISQLFFPALRRLHPEPLNVSYIYPHWVSTLGNDFKIYCLLCPVNETQTKAYLIHFTSLNAFWRLHKLPVWFRRFIKNSLFGAAQKLLDGLVIQDVKMIEEEQQAYLQNPEIRNYELNRALVSVQKLMKNQIEKLVMGNQID is encoded by the coding sequence ATGCAGCAAATAATTCCTGAAACTACTTCTCCTTTTCCTTCAGTTCTACAAACTAGTGTGCGAAAAATCGGGATTAATCCCAATCATTGGTACGTAGTGGCACGCAGTAGTGAAGTTACTAATAAACCTTTAGGTGTAATAATTTGGAAACAAGCGATCGCACTCTATCGAGATCATACCGGAAAAGTCCATGCCTTAGAAGACCGCTGTCCTCATCGTCAAGTTCAGCTTAGTCACGGGCAAGTCAAAGGCAATCAATTAGAATGTAATTATCATGGTTGGCGCTTTAATAGTAACGGTGAATGTGTAGCAGTTCCCTACCTAGCCGCAAATCAAAAATTACCGACTTGCCAAATTCGCCATTATCCAGTTAAAGAACAAGATGGTTTTATTTGGTTATTTCCCTCAGATATAGAACCATCTATAGAACCAATGGGTTTACCAGAATGGGAACATTTAAATTATATCGCTACAGTTTCCGTAATTAATACTCAAGCCCATTATTCATATTTAATTGAAAACTTGATGGATATGTATCACGGTCATTTGCATCAAGATTTACAAGCCTGGGCAGAAGCAGCATTACAAAATATTGATGAGGATGACAATCGTGTTAATGCCCATTATACAGCCCAAAGCTATTATAAAATAGATAAAATTTGGTCGATATCACAATTATTTTTTCCAGCATTGCGACGCTTACATCCTGAACCCTTAAATGTCAGTTATATTTATCCCCATTGGGTATCTACCTTGGGTAATGATTTTAAAATTTACTGTTTATTATGTCCTGTAAATGAGACACAAACAAAAGCCTATTTAATTCACTTCACATCACTTAACGCCTTTTGGAGACTACATAAATTACCAGTATGGTTTCGACGGTTTATCAAAAATAGCTTATTTGGTGCAGCCCAAAAATTACTTGATGGTTTGGTGATACAAGATGTCAAAATGATTGAAGAAGAACAGCAAGCTTATTTACAGAATCCAGAAATACGGAATTACGAGTTAAATCGAGCCTTAGTGAGTGTGCAGAAGCTGATGAAGAATCAAATTGAGAAATTAGTAATGGGTAATCAAATAGATTAA
- a CDS encoding nucleotidyltransferase family protein — protein MKRDEVLAILAIHREKLQNLGVKSLNLFGSVARDEARPDSDVDFLVDFNQPGGLFQLLQVQYYLEDILGCSVDLGTEDALREHLRRPVLKDIIRAF, from the coding sequence ATGAAAAGAGATGAGGTACTGGCAATTTTAGCTATACATCGAGAAAAATTGCAGAACCTAGGAGTAAAATCCCTTAATTTATTTGGTTCAGTGGCACGGGATGAAGCTCGTCCAGATAGTGATGTAGACTTTTTAGTGGATTTTAATCAACCAGGTGGGTTGTTTCAACTTTTGCAAGTGCAGTATTATTTAGAAGATATTTTGGGATGTTCTGTAGATTTGGGAACTGAGGATGCTTTGAGAGAACATTTACGAAGACCTGTACTCAAGGATATTATTCGTGCCTTCTAG
- a CDS encoding lipoate--protein ligase family protein yields MQNKQVWRLIPLIATTGNLQMAIDHWLLEQHESGNHPSTLRFYTWSPAAISLGYHQKQYPEYWQNLTWQGEKLDLVRRPSGGRAVLHQGDLTYAVVTSEIKGSRLQVYGKICEFLIAGWRSLGLELNYGQAGRGYIHNPNCFGTATGADLILADGSKLIGSAQLRRGEAILQHGSILLHPDADLFKQVFGKDAFTPVQLPQNLSLETLIEALIVAACDCFHMQIEVQPLSETEWEAILTQPILK; encoded by the coding sequence ATGCAAAATAAGCAGGTTTGGCGACTAATTCCTTTAATAGCAACTACTGGTAATTTACAAATGGCAATTGACCATTGGTTGTTAGAACAGCACGAGTCAGGAAATCATCCTTCAACTCTGCGGTTTTATACTTGGTCGCCAGCCGCAATTTCCCTAGGATATCATCAAAAACAATACCCTGAATATTGGCAAAATTTAACTTGGCAAGGTGAAAAACTAGATTTAGTACGTCGTCCTAGTGGTGGGAGGGCTGTGTTACACCAAGGTGATTTGACTTATGCTGTAGTGACATCGGAAATTAAGGGAAGTCGTCTCCAGGTGTATGGAAAGATTTGTGAGTTTTTGATTGCCGGCTGGCGATCGCTTGGTTTAGAGTTAAATTATGGTCAAGCTGGGCGTGGTTATATCCACAACCCTAACTGTTTTGGAACTGCGACAGGTGCAGACTTAATTTTAGCAGATGGTAGTAAACTGATTGGTAGCGCCCAACTGCGACGAGGTGAGGCGATTTTACAGCATGGTTCTATCCTGTTACACCCAGACGCAGATTTATTTAAACAAGTATTTGGTAAAGATGCTTTTACCCCAGTTCAACTTCCTCAAAATCTCAGTCTGGAAACACTGATAGAAGCTTTGATTGTTGCGGCTTGTGATTGTTTTCATATGCAGATAGAAGTACAACCGCTTTCTGAAACTGAGTGGGAAGCAATTTTGACACAGCCTATACTAAAATGA
- a CDS encoding Maf family protein has translation MTIPEFILASASPARRRLLQTVGIEPRVCPSDFDESQIQLSDPAQLVQTLAQCKAETVVSQFASALIMGCDSVLAMNGEIYGKPADAEEAIARWQLMQGNFGDLYTGHVLIDTTQNRSVVKCQVTRVFFGKMSDRAIQAYVATGEPLKCAGAFAIEGFGSLFVEKIEGCHSNVIGLSLPLLRQMIGELGYEVTDFWG, from the coding sequence ATGACCATTCCTGAATTTATACTTGCTTCTGCTTCTCCAGCACGTCGTCGCTTGCTGCAAACTGTGGGAATTGAACCAAGAGTTTGTCCTAGTGATTTTGATGAGTCACAAATTCAACTTAGTGATCCTGCCCAATTGGTACAAACTCTGGCTCAGTGTAAGGCAGAAACTGTAGTTTCGCAGTTTGCATCAGCGTTGATTATGGGCTGTGATTCGGTTTTAGCTATGAATGGAGAGATTTATGGCAAACCGGCAGATGCGGAGGAAGCGATCGCTCGTTGGCAATTAATGCAAGGTAATTTTGGTGATTTGTATACTGGTCATGTTTTGATTGACACTACACAAAATCGGAGTGTTGTCAAGTGTCAAGTTACTAGAGTTTTCTTTGGGAAGATGAGCGATCGCGCAATTCAAGCTTATGTGGCTACAGGTGAACCACTTAAATGTGCTGGAGCCTTTGCTATTGAAGGATTTGGTAGTTTGTTCGTGGAAAAAATTGAGGGTTGTCACAGTAATGTAATTGGCTTGAGTTTGCCATTACTCCGACAGATGATAGGGGAATTGGGGTATGAAGTGACGGATTTTTGGGGATAG
- a CDS encoding YbjN domain-containing protein produces the protein MTSYQETLTPDEFIDELISETTALNHVQVIQSVIGTLEQDNSAMVSHTPEGAYLWKFKYGSVEVFVQLTGSSDEDTITVWSAVLNLPAKDETKLMRYLLELNFTSTFEARFGIIDNQVVVISSRTLAELSPSEVSRIITIVATIADNNDEALAAEYGLA, from the coding sequence ATGACAAGCTACCAAGAAACCCTAACTCCCGATGAATTCATTGATGAACTCATTAGTGAAACAACTGCTCTTAATCATGTACAAGTGATTCAAAGCGTGATCGGCACCTTGGAACAAGATAACAGTGCTATGGTTAGCCATACACCAGAGGGTGCGTATCTATGGAAATTTAAATATGGCAGTGTAGAAGTATTTGTACAACTCACGGGTTCGAGTGATGAAGATACAATTACAGTTTGGTCTGCGGTACTGAATTTACCCGCTAAAGATGAAACCAAATTGATGCGTTATCTGTTAGAATTGAACTTTACTAGTACCTTTGAAGCTCGTTTTGGAATTATCGACAATCAAGTGGTTGTAATTTCATCACGGACTTTAGCAGAGTTGTCACCTAGCGAAGTTTCCCGTATAATTACCATAGTTGCTACCATTGCCGATAATAATGATGAAGCTTTAGCAGCTGAGTATGGTTTGGCATAA